Below is a genomic region from Actinomadura sp. NAK00032.
CTCGGTGCCGTCGTCGAGGACGACGCGGCGGACGGCGCCGTCCTCCCCCGGCTCCAGCGCGCGGATGGGCACGCCCGTGCGGACGCTCAGGCCGAGGCCCTCGATGTGGCGGCGCAGCATCGCGCCGCCGCCCTCGTCGAGCTGGCGCGGCATCAGCCACGGCGCGACCTCCACCACCCCGGCGCGCAGCCCGAGGCCCTGCAGGGCGCGGGCCGCCTCCAGGCCGAGCAGGCCGCCGCCGATGACGGCGCCGGTGCCCCTGCCCCGCGCGTAGGCGCGGATCGCGTCGAGGTCGTCGATCGTGCGGTACACGAACACGCCGGGCAGGTCCGCGCCGTCGACCGGCGGCACGAACGGCGCCGACCCGGTGGCCAGGACGAGCGCGTCGTAGGGGACGGCGTCCCCGGCCGAGGTCGCGACGGTGCGGGCGGCGCGGTCGATCGCGGTGACGCGCTCGCCGGTGCGGACGGCGACCTCGCCGCCGTGCCGCGGGTAGGCGAGGTCGGCGCCCTCCAGGTACGTCGTCAGCGCGACCCGGTCGTAGGCGGTCCGGGGCTCCTCGCCGATGACGGTGATGGTCCAGGTCCCGGCGGCGTCGCGTGCGCGCAGGGCCTCTACGAGGCGGTGCGCGGCCGGCCCGTGCCCGGCCACGACCAGCCGCCTGTCCGGTGTGCTGTCGGCTCCCATGAACCCCGATGCTCGGCGGCCCGTATTTCCCGGAGGGATCACCGGTGTCACCCGCGCGTTAACTGGAGCTCACCTCGCCCGGGCCCGGCGGTTCGGCGCGTTCCTGCCGGGCGCCGGCGGCGTCCGCGCCCACCGCTTCACCCAGCGCATACCGGAGACGAAGCCGGCCGGGGAGCTGCCCGCCGTCCCGCCCGAGCTGCTCGGCCGTCCCGAGGGTGGCCCGGCCGTGCCGGTGGACCGCTACTACGAGGCCGAGGGGACGTTCTGGGCGGACCCGCGGACGGGCGCGCCGATCGACCAGCGGCAGCACGTCCTGTCGACGCTGCGCCCCAGGCAGGGCCCGGGCGCGGGAGTCCTGCTCGCCGCGGCTGGGCTGCCGCTCACCGCGCGCGGCCGCCGCTCACCCGCCGCACGGCCGCCCGTTAGGCCCCGGATGGGCGGGTAGGACGCACGGACAGGCCAGAACCGTCCGCGGAGAAGGGGGTATCGCGATGGGCGAGTCGCAGCACCGTCCCGTGCGGGGCGAGCACCGCTACGAGCAGGAGGTCGGCTCGGCGCGCGAGCACGAGGAGCGGCCCGGCAAGAGCCTGGTCACCACCGACCACGAGGCCATCCGCCACTGGGCGGAGGAGCGCGGCGCGGAGCCGTCGACCGTGCCGGGCAGCGACTACGGCGGCCGGCCGGGCCGGCTGCTGTTCGACTTCCCCGGCTACGGCGGCGAGAACCTGGAGCACATCTCCTGGGACGACTGGTTCCTCACGTTCGACGAGCGGGAGCTGAACTTCATCTACCAGGAGCACAAGAAGGACGGCTCGCAGAGCAACTTCTTCCAGCTGGAGAACCCGCACACCGGCGACGGCGGCTGACCGGCCGCCGCTCCTCCGCCCCGGGGCCTCAGGCGGGGGCGAGGACGAGCGTCGCGTCGTGCCCGCCGAACCCGAACGAGTTCGACAGCGCGGGCGCGGCGGGCGCGATCGCCCGCGGCTCGCCGTGCACGACGTCGACCAGCGCGGTCTCGGCGTCGGGGGCGGCGAAGTTGGCGGTGGGCGGGACGAGCCCGTCCGCCGCGCTCAGCAGCGCCACCATCGCCTGCAGGGCGCCGCCGGCGCCGAGGACGTGCCCGGTGACGCCCTTGGTGGCGGTGACGGGCGGGGTGCGGCCGCCGAAGCAGCGGTCGATCGCGCGGGCCTCGGCGCCGTCGTTGCCGCGGGTGCCGGTGGCGTGCGCGCTGATGTGCCCGACGCGGGAGGCGGCGAGCCCGGCGTCGGCGAGCGCGGCGGCCATGCACCGGGCGGCGACGGCGCCGTCCGGGCGGGGCCGCACGAGGTGCGCGGCGTCGGCGGCGCACCCGTACCCGGCGACCTCCCCGTGGATGCGGGCGCCGCGCGCGGCGGCGCGGTCGGCGCGCTCCAGCACCAGGAACGCGGCGGCCTCCCCGACGACGAACCCGTCGCGGCCGGCGTCGAAGGGGCGGCCGGCGGTGTGCGGGGCGGGGTCGCGGCGGGCGAGGGCGCCGATGCGCGCGAACGCGGCCATCGCGAACGGGGTGAGGATCGCGTCGACGCCGCCGGCGACGGCGGCGTCGATCCGGCCGGCGCGGATGGCGAGGACGGCCTCGCCGATCGCGGTGGCGCCGCTGGCGCAGCCGGTGGAGAAGGTGAGGCAGGGCCCCTGGCAGCCGTGCCGGATGGACACGTTCGCGGCGACGGCGTTCGGCATGATCCTCGGGACGGCGGGGACGGGGACGCGGTCGAGGGTTCCGGCGTGCTCGTGGCCGCCGAGCGCGACGGTGGCGGCGAGCCCGGCGGCGGCGGTCCCCACGTAGACGGCGCGGCGGGCCGGGTCTGCGTGAAGGCCGCCGCCGGGGCCGGACCCGGCGTCGGCGACGGCGTCGTCGGCGGCGGCCACGCCGAGCTTGGTCATCCGGTCGAGGCGGCGGCGCTCGGGCCGGGTGAAGTAGCGGTCCTCGTCCAGCGGCCGGGCGGGGCAGCCGAACGACACCGCGGTCCCGGCCTCCAGCAGCTCGGGGACGTGGACGGCCTGCGACTTGCCCGCCAGGACGGTCGCGAGCACCTCCGCGGGCGTGCCGCCGGCGGGGCTCTTCACCCCGAACCCGGTCACCACGACGCGGGGCGTCCCGTCGGGGCGCTGCTCAGCGGTCATCCGTCACCTCGCGGTCCGGGGGTTTCCCGCAGGGGCGCGGGGCTCCGGAAAGCTAGCGCGGCGGCGCACGCGGGAACTTGCCACGCCGTGCACATTCTCCTGGCGGTTTTTGTCACGCGGGTGACACGGGCCACAGCGCGACCAGGCGTTCCGTCGCCCACTCGCCGCGGTCGTGCACCATGGAGGGGTGACGCAGGTTGTGGAGAACGCGGCGGGTGCGGGGAGCACGGCGGGAACGGGGAGCACGGCGGAGGCGGGGCACGCGGGGGCGGCGGGGGCCGACGGGCCGCGGCTGCTGGCCGATCTCGTCGGGGACGGCGAGGTGGTGGTGCTGAGCGGCGCGGGCCTGTCCACCGAGTCGGGCATTCCCGACTACCGCGGTGAGACGGGGCGCCGGCGGCCCGCGCATCCGATGACCTACCAGGAGTTCACCGGCAGTGAGGCGGCGCGGCGCCGGTACTGGGCGCGCGGCCATCTCGGCTGGCGGCACATGGCGGCGGTCCGCCCGAACGCGGGCCACCGGGCGGTGGCCGAGCTGCAGCGGCGCGGCCTGCTCGCCGGGATCATCACCCAGAACGTCGACGGGCTGCAGCAGGCGGCCGGGGCGGCCGGGGTGATCGAGCTGCACGGGGCGCTGGACCGGGTGGTGTGCCTGGCGTGCGGCGCGCGGAGCCCGCGCGCGGCGCTGGAGGCGCGGCTGCGGGCGGCCAACCCCGGTTTCGAGGCGCGCGCGGAGGCGATCAACCCGGACGGCGACGCGGTCCTGCCGGACGCGGCCGTGGCGGGGTTCCGGCTGGTGGGCTGCGAGCGGTGCGGCGGCCCGCTCAAGCCCGACGTGGTCTTCTTCGGCGAGAACGTGCCGCCGGCCCGGGTGCGGGACTGCTACGCGCTGACCGAGGGCGCGGGGGCGCTGCTGGTGCTCGGGTCGTCGCTGACGGTGCTGTCGGGGTACCGGTTCGTCCGGCACGCGGCGCGGCACGGCGTCCCGGTGGCGATCGTGAACCGGGGCGCGACGCGCGGCGACGAGCACGCGCTGGTGACGGTGGACGCGCCGCTCGGCGCGACGCTCACGGCCCTCCTCGACGAGCTGGGGCGGTAGGCCCGCCTCCGGTGGGTGTCCGGCAGGGCCGGCCCCCGTCAGGTCAGCCGCCGGTGCCCGGCAGGGCCGTCGCGGCGGGCGCCGCGGACGCCCGCGCGCCGGGCGGGGCGGGCGGCGGCGGGTCGGCCACGGCGGGCGGGTCGGGCAGCGTGTCGCCGGTCACGAACCCGGTGCCCTCCAGCTGCCTCATCTGCTCGTTGACCAGTGGCTGGGCCTGCTCGGCGAAGCGCCGCACGAGGGTGTTGCGGGTGGCGGCGCGGACGGCGCCAAGCTCGGTGTAGAGCAGGCCCTGCGCCATCCGCATCCGCGCGACGGCGGTCTTGTCGTAGTCGTTGCCGGACTTGCCGGTGATCTCCGACATCCAGCTCTGCTGGTCGGAGCCGGGCCGGTCCGGCAGCGGGACGCCCAGCCGGGCGGCGGCCTGCCGGTTCAGCCGGTCGAGCCGGGCGTGCCGCGCGGCGGACGCGGCGAGCGCGCGGCGGGTCGCGGGCCGGGCGGCGCGGCGCTGGGCCTGGCGGGCGACGGGGATCTCCCACAGCGCGGCCCGCCGGACCCGCACGAGGACGTCGCGGTCGGCGGGGCCGAGCGGGCCCCAGTCGGTGGTGACGGTGGACCGGGCCGCGGCCTCATCGCCGGCCTTCGGCGCGACCGCGGCGCCGTCGGTGGCCTGCCGGCCGGCGGGCTGGCAGGCGCTGAGCGGCAGGCCTGCGGCGAGCACGGCGGCCAGCGCGGCCGCGGCCGGTGCGGCGGCCGGTCGGGGGCGGGGCATCCGGGACCGCCTTCCGGTCGGGGGAAACGGCGTCACGGCAGCAGTACGCGCGTCCCGTCCGCCGGGTTCGACGCGACGGGTCCCGGAGCGGGGGGGGCGGCCGGAGGGTCAGGTCCAGCCGAGCTGGGCGACGGCGGTGACCGGCGGCTCCCCGCCCGCCTCGGTGAAGGCGCGCAGCGCGGCGACGAGGGCGCGGCGCTGCCCGGCCGGCATCCCGGCGACGACCCCGGAGATCTCGGCGCGGCGGCGGGCGGTGACGTCGTCGACGATCGCGCGGCCGGCGGCGGTCACCTGGATGCGGACCTCGCGGCCGCTGCGCGGGCTGGCCTCGCGGCGCACGAGGCCGGCGGCGGCGAGCCGGTCCACCATCCGCATCGCGGTGGAGGGGTTGACCTCCAGCAGCCCGGCGAGCGTGACGAGCTTGGACGGCCCCTGCGAGGACAGCACGACCAGCAGCCGGAACTGCGGCAGCGTGACGGCGTCCTCGACGGCGGCCAGGGACCGCGCCGAGACCGCCACCAGCAGCCGGGAGGCGGTGAGCAGCGCCGAGGTGACCTCGTCGACGCCCGCGTCCGCGTCCTCGTTCATGACCACTTTCTACAGGGCCGGGCCCCGCGCGCGCCAACGCGCCCGGGAGCGTTCCGGCAGGCGGTCACCGCCGCCCGCCGCCCCGGTCCGGCCGGTCGCCGGGGAGCAGGTCGGCGAGGAGTTCGGCGAGGTGGCGGGGCCGGGCGCCGGTGCCCGCCTCGATCTGCGTGCGGCAGGAGAACCCGTCGGCGAGCACGGCCGTGCCCGGCCCGGCGTCCTGGACGGCGGGCCACACGCCCTGCTCGGCGACCTTGGCCGACACCTCGTAGTGGCCGCGTTCGAAGCCGAAGTCGCCGGCCAGGCCGCAGCACCCGACGTCGAGGGTCTCGGCGTCCACGCCGGCGCGCTCCAGGACGCGCTGGTCGGC
It encodes:
- a CDS encoding MarR family winged helix-turn-helix transcriptional regulator, producing MNEDADAGVDEVTSALLTASRLLVAVSARSLAAVEDAVTLPQFRLLVVLSSQGPSKLVTLAGLLEVNPSTAMRMVDRLAAAGLVRREASPRSGREVRIQVTAAGRAIVDDVTARRRAEISGVVAGMPAGQRRALVAALRAFTEAGGEPPVTAVAQLGWT
- a CDS encoding beta-ketoacyl synthase — its product is MTAEQRPDGTPRVVVTGFGVKSPAGGTPAEVLATVLAGKSQAVHVPELLEAGTAVSFGCPARPLDEDRYFTRPERRRLDRMTKLGVAAADDAVADAGSGPGGGLHADPARRAVYVGTAAAGLAATVALGGHEHAGTLDRVPVPAVPRIMPNAVAANVSIRHGCQGPCLTFSTGCASGATAIGEAVLAIRAGRIDAAVAGGVDAILTPFAMAAFARIGALARRDPAPHTAGRPFDAGRDGFVVGEAAAFLVLERADRAAARGARIHGEVAGYGCAADAAHLVRPRPDGAVAARCMAAALADAGLAASRVGHISAHATGTRGNDGAEARAIDRCFGGRTPPVTATKGVTGHVLGAGGALQAMVALLSAADGLVPPTANFAAPDAETALVDVVHGEPRAIAPAAPALSNSFGFGGHDATLVLAPA
- a CDS encoding porin PorA family protein, which codes for MNPDARRPVFPGGITGVTRALTGAHLARARRFGAFLPGAGGVRAHRFTQRIPETKPAGELPAVPPELLGRPEGGPAVPVDRYYEAEGTFWADPRTGAPIDQRQHVLSTLRPRQGPGAGVLLAAAGLPLTARGRRSPAARPPVRPRMGG
- a CDS encoding DUF4142 domain-containing protein; translation: MPRPRPAAAPAAAALAAVLAAGLPLSACQPAGRQATDGAAVAPKAGDEAAARSTVTTDWGPLGPADRDVLVRVRRAALWEIPVARQAQRRAARPATRRALAASAARHARLDRLNRQAAARLGVPLPDRPGSDQQSWMSEITGKSGNDYDKTAVARMRMAQGLLYTELGAVRAATRNTLVRRFAEQAQPLVNEQMRQLEGTGFVTGDTLPDPPAVADPPPPAPPGARASAAPAATALPGTGG
- a CDS encoding NAD-dependent protein deacetylase; the encoded protein is MLADLVGDGEVVVLSGAGLSTESGIPDYRGETGRRRPAHPMTYQEFTGSEAARRRYWARGHLGWRHMAAVRPNAGHRAVAELQRRGLLAGIITQNVDGLQQAAGAAGVIELHGALDRVVCLACGARSPRAALEARLRAANPGFEARAEAINPDGDAVLPDAAVAGFRLVGCERCGGPLKPDVVFFGENVPPARVRDCYALTEGAGALLVLGSSLTVLSGYRFVRHAARHGVPVAIVNRGATRGDEHALVTVDAPLGATLTALLDELGR